In Plasmodium coatneyi strain Hackeri chromosome 4, complete sequence, the genomic window CAATGCATACGTATACATGCCGCCTATTTGTTCCTATTCGTTCCTATTtagtacttttttccttttattttttggtgGGCGGAAAAGGTTTACACATGGAGAAGGCATAGGCATTATATCACCATTTTGCGCTTCCTCATTGGCGTACACTTTTTCCTGTTGCCCCGCCCGCATGCAGAGAAATGTAACACACTTGCCACATGGCACTGCCGTGGTTAAGTCGTGGGTGAAAAGAGAGGACCGCGATCGACAGTACGAGTATGCATGAGGGCATGCCAAGAACAGCGTGTACAAATGATTACATGCATACGCCTACGTACAAGAACGTACATACGCATATGtgaagtgtacacatatatatacacgcggagggggggaaatgaaaTCGGCCAGGCAGCAGCGCCCTTCGCACGATCCATATATTATGCATTACTTGCGCAGCGTGAACGTCCTCACGGAGGATACCACGTGCCGCACATGGCCAAACCTGCATACATACCCCTagctttcactttttttttttttttttcttaacgcAGCTAAATCGCATTACCCCatattgccatttttttccaactggtAAATACATGGTCAGTCcattcaccattttgaaaattgaaaaaaaaaaaaaaaaaaaaatccttccaGTGAACGTAGGGCATTgtaattttctcttcattctCATTTGCTTATCCTTATACATGcgcttttaattttattaagaaaaaacgGGAAAGGCAAGTTTTTATGCGAAACCACgtgaagagaagaaaacaatCGAAGTGAAATAATTAAGCGAACAGTCATACGAGTGGCCGTACGAATAATTAACCGTTTTGTTAATCCCtcgcatgaaaaaaaaatatataaaaatgcgcagaaggaacatattttttccatatgctAAAAGAATATATGCCAAAAGAGCATAGCCACTCCACCCTCATACGAAGGATAATtatactttatatataaCGTGCAAGTGAACCACTGGAagattattccttttttttttttttttttacatactcaaatttttcaaaagggggaaggctGCCCTTCCAGGCGAAAATGTCAAAGCGCGTGAATTACTATGAAGTTCTAGGGGTTCCTCAAGATGCCGACTTAAGCATAATTAAAAAGTCCTATAGGACCTTGGCCATGAAGTGGCACCCTGGTAAGACCACAAGAGGCTGGCAGTGAAATAGCAATCGAAGGACAAACGAGTGACAGCCGATTGGCAATACTCTCTGAGGGACGCCTTTTTTTGTAGGCCCCTCCTGCGTGACGTGATTTTTGTGCATGTGGAGAATACCTCCCTGTGAGTTCCTTCACGAGGAAGCGTTCACCCGTTTGCTGCTTTTATCtgctttcccatttttgggCGCACGATGTTATAACAATTTTGCGTGAAATGTGTGCACGTGTATGTTGCCTAGGCTGATCACATCGATTAGGCcacaaaagtgaaaaatgcaGCCTCCCTCCAAGGGATTCATAAACTGACTGCTAAaccaaaaaatgtgtatgttctttgtgtttttcttttttccctagaCAAGAACCCAAACAATAAGGCCGAGGCTACCGAGAAGTTCAAGCAAATTTCGGAGGCCTACGAAGTGCTGTCCGACCCcaagagaaggagaaaatatgaTCGTAAGGAAATTGagtgttggaaaaaatgcccaTGTGTAAAGCTGCCTTGTGCGTTTTTTCGAATTAACAGAGGGGGTTAACATGCTTGGCCGTGTCCCTAACtcacatatatttcctaCTTTAcaactcttccttctcccccctttCAGTGTACGGAACGGATGAGAATTACATGCCGGACGAGAATGACGAATTTTCCAACTTTCACAAGAATTTCGGTTTCAATGATGCGCAGAGGATATTTGAAATGTTCTTTGGAGATTCCACTCCTTTTGGGaatgattccttttttagtgAAGTCATGGGTTCCTCCTTTGGTGACAgtcgaagaggaagaatgggGAGATCCAATGACCCTTTCGATAACTTCTTTGGGTCTTCCTTTAACATCTCCTTTGGCTCATCCAACTTTGACAGTAAGTGCACAAAGCGGTGGCAGGTCACACCaaacaaggggaaaaaaaaaaaaaacaatgggACAAATGGACAAGGAAATTCTTATTCCCATGTGTCTTCCTATATGCATAACCaatggttcattttttttttttttttctgaccaGATTTCATGGATGGAGGCTCCAGCTTCACGTCCGTAGAAACCTCAACGTCCAACGGaggcaaatttaaaaatcgATTTGTAAAAACGTCCACGTCAAAGACAACCTCCATTGTTAACGGAAAGCGAGTCACAAGAATTGAGACAGTGAAGACGTTGCCCAACGGGACCATCGAGAGGACCGTGACTGAGCGTGAAGAAGACGGAAGAGGCAACGTTAACGTCAGGCAACTACCAGCGCACGAAAtgagaagaaacaaaagatGAGAGGTCAATTATCCCCCTGAAGGGAACAttcgaagggaaaaaaaaatgaaaaaaaaaaataaataaaaaacggaaaaatggcaaaacaTCTCCATATCATGAACTACTCATCCCTTTCATGAACACCGGACTTGTTATATCTTCCCGAATGATCTCTTCACCCTGGTTGATCCACCCAACGTGTACATAATTAACATAACGTGGATGTGAGTAAAACCCGAAG contains:
- a CDS encoding Heat shock protein DnaJ, whose product is MSKRVNYYEVLGVPQDADLSIIKKSYRTLAMKWHPDKNPNNKAEATEKFKQISEAYEVLSDPKRRRKYDLYGTDENYMPDENDEFSNFHKNFGFNDAQRIFEMFFGDSTPFGNDSFFSEVMGSSFGDSRRGRMGRSNDPFDNFFGSSFNISFGSSNFDNFMDGGSSFTSVETSTSNGGKFKNRFVKTSTSKTTSIVNGKRVTRIETVKTLPNGTIERTVTEREEDGRGNVNVRQLPAHEMRRNKR